One Rhodothermales bacterium genomic window, CGGCGCACGCCTCATCGGCACAGCCCATCCCCACCATCCTCCTCGTCGAGGACAACGCCGACGTCCGCGCCTACCTGAAGAGCCACTTGCTGGCCTACCACATCCTCGAAGCCGAAGACGGCGAGGCCGGCCTGGCGCTCGCGCTCACAGAAATCCCCGACCTGGTGATCAGCGACGTGATGATGCCCAGGCTGGACGGCTACGGGCTCTGCGCGGCGCTTCGGAAGGATCGCCGGACGCAGGACATCCCGGTGGTGCTGCTGACGGCGAAGGCGGCGGAGGAGGACAAGATCGAAGGGCTCGCCGCCGTCGCGGACGACTACCTGTACAAACCGTTCAGCGCGCGGGAGCTGCTGGCGCGGACGGAGAACCTGATCCACCGAAATCAGTCGCTGAAGAAGCAGTACCGCCAGGAGGTCGTGCTGAAACCGACGCAGATCACGGTGACATCGGCCGACGCGGCGTGGCTGGAGAAGGTGCGCGCGGTCGTGGAGGCGCAGATGGGAGAGAGCCAGTTCGGGGTGGAGCAGTTGGCCGAGGAGGTGGGTCTGGGCCGGCGCCAGCTGCAGCGCCGGATACATGAGCTGACGGGCGGGACGGCGCACGGGTACATCCAGGAGAGCCGGCTGGAGCGGGCGCGGCAGCTGCTGGAGCAAAAAGCCGGCAACGTGTCCGAGGTGGCGTACCGGGTGGGATTCCGGGACCCGAGGCATTTTGCCAGGCTGTTCCAGCAGCGCTTCGGGAAGCCGCCGTCGCGGTGGGGGGGAGCCGTTTAGAGGGATTTGATCCCGTATTATGGTGCGGGCCCCGCCCGGTCTTTCCTATCACACCGATTCAGCGACGGCCGCACAATGGCACGCCGATTGGATGAGCATTTCGTAACAATCTCGTTTCAATTCATTTCGGAACGGCCAGAACGACGCCGGCTTGAGCATGCCGGGGCGTCTCCGCGGCACATCGCAGGAACCGGTGAATA contains:
- a CDS encoding response regulator, whose amino-acid sequence is AHASSAQPIPTILLVEDNADVRAYLKSHLLAYHILEAEDGEAGLALALTEIPDLVISDVMMPRLDGYGLCAALRKDRRTQDIPVVLLTAKAAEEDKIEGLAAVADDYLYKPFSARELLARTENLIHRNQSLKKQYRQEVVLKPTQITVTSADAAWLEKVRAVVEAQMGESQFGVEQLAEEVGLGRRQLQRRIHELTGGTAHGYIQESRLERARQLLEQKAGNVSEVAYRVGFRDPRHFARLFQQRFGKPPSRWGGAV